Proteins co-encoded in one Hyla sarda isolate aHylSar1 chromosome 4, aHylSar1.hap1, whole genome shotgun sequence genomic window:
- the ALG10 gene encoding dol-P-Glc:Glc(2)Man(9)GlcNAc(2)-PP-Dol alpha-1,2-glucosyltransferase isoform X2, which yields MLVYGTEGNMDKMEGYYVSAMFSGCFLLSSLLFSKVTQEQRDPYMDEIFHIPQAQQYCQGHFNQWDPMITTLPGLYLTSVGIVKPAAWLFGWSDNVVCSSGMLRFINLLFSLGNLYMFYLILCRIHTKVSAVRRILCSLTLYLFPTLYFFTFLYYTDPGSTFFVLFTYLMCLYGNHKSAALLGFCALLFRQTNIIWIVFCAGNLIAEKVMETWRTQLKKNDEKPSSKKTSLETVDALKFLMLYLRSPLNILTLALLTWPYVILVLCFLAFMVGNGGIVVGDKSNHEACLHFPQLFYFFAFTLVFSFPVFNPIQKITDFIRSVWRRPLLYAGLVCGSLFLIWKFTYVHQYLLADNRHYPFYVWKKIFQRHELVKFALVPGYLFAAWSFFDALKTKSVLWLLMFFVCILFATVPQKLMEFRYFILPFLIFRLNISVPSTSKLLLELALHVTVNLIMFYMFLYKTFHWPNSEEIQRFMW from the exons atgct AGTTTATGGTACCGAGGGAAACATGGACAAGATGGAAGGTTACTATGTCTCTGCTATGTTCAGTGGATGTTTTTTGCTGTCCAGTTTGCTGTTTTCTAAAGTGACCCAAGAGCAGCGGGATCCGTATATGGATGAAATCTTCCACATCCCCCAAGCTCAGCAGTATTGTCAAGGACACTTTAatcag TGGGATCCAATGATTACGACTCTACCTGGTCTGTATCTGACATCTGTCGGCATAGTGAAGCCTGCTGCCTGGCTCTTTGGATGGAGTGACAATGTGGTTTGCTCATCTGGAATGCTGAGATTTATTAACCTCCTCTTTAGTCTTGGCAACTTGTATATGTTCTATTTAATTCTATGCAGGATCCACACTAAG GTTTCAGCAGTAAGAAGAATCTTGTGCAGCCTCACTTTATACTTGTTCCCCACTCtatatttttttaccttcttGTACTACACTGACCCTGGTTCAACATTTTTTGTCCTTTTTACGTATTTAATGTGCTTGTATGGAAATCACAAAAGTGCGGCCCTTCTTGGGTTTTGTGCCTTGTTGTTTCGGCAAACAAACATTATATGGATAGTCTTTTGTGCTGGAAACCTTATTGCAGAAAAGGTGATGGAAACATGGAGGACGCAGTTGAAAAAGAATGACGAGAAGCCTTCCTCTAAGAAAACCTCTTTAGAGACTGTCGACGCTTTAAAATTTCTCATGCTCTATTTGCGGAGCCCCTTGAACATACTGACCTTAGCCCTGTTAACATGGCCTTACGTCATCTTAGTGTTGTGTTTTCTTGCATTTATGGTAGGTAATGGTGGGATTGTAGTAGGAGACAAAAGTAACCATGAAGCCTGTCTTCATTTTCCccagttattttacttttttgccTTCACTTTGGTCTTTTCATTTCCAGTTTTTAACCCAATACAGAAAATAACAGACTTTATCAGATCAGTATGGCGACGTCCACTCCTGTATGCAGGCTTAGTTTGCGGATCTCTCTTTCTTATTTGGAAGTTCACATATGTTCACCAGTATCTGCTCGCTGATAACCGTCACTACCCTTTCTATGTATGGAAGAAAATATTCCAGAGACATGAGTTGGTAAAATTTGCACTTGTCCCTGGATACCTCTTTGCAGCTTGGAGTTTTTTTGATGCTCTAAAGACCAAATCTGTATTGTGGCTCCTGATGTTTTTTGTTTGCATATTGTTTGCCACAGTTCCTCAGAAATTAATGGAATTTCGATACTTCATCCTGCCGTTCCTCATCTTCAGACTAAATATATCAGTTCCATCTACAAGTAAACTTCTGCTAGAGTTGGCACTGCATGTCACTGTCAACTTaataatgttttatatgtttttgtaTAAGACTTTTCACTGGCCCAATAGTGAAGAAATACAGAGGTTTATGTGGTGA
- the ALG10 gene encoding dol-P-Glc:Glc(2)Man(9)GlcNAc(2)-PP-Dol alpha-1,2-glucosyltransferase isoform X3, whose product MDKMEGYYVSAMFSGCFLLSSLLFSKVTQEQRDPYMDEIFHIPQAQQYCQGHFNQWDPMITTLPGLYLTSVGIVKPAAWLFGWSDNVVCSSGMLRFINLLFSLGNLYMFYLILCRIHTKVSAVRRILCSLTLYLFPTLYFFTFLYYTDPGSTFFVLFTYLMCLYGNHKSAALLGFCALLFRQTNIIWIVFCAGNLIAEKVMETWRTQLKKNDEKPSSKKTSLETVDALKFLMLYLRSPLNILTLALLTWPYVILVLCFLAFMVGNGGIVVGDKSNHEACLHFPQLFYFFAFTLVFSFPVFNPIQKITDFIRSVWRRPLLYAGLVCGSLFLIWKFTYVHQYLLADNRHYPFYVWKKIFQRHELVKFALVPGYLFAAWSFFDALKTKSVLWLLMFFVCILFATVPQKLMEFRYFILPFLIFRLNISVPSTSKLLLELALHVTVNLIMFYMFLYKTFHWPNSEEIQRFMW is encoded by the exons ATGGACAAGATGGAAGGTTACTATGTCTCTGCTATGTTCAGTGGATGTTTTTTGCTGTCCAGTTTGCTGTTTTCTAAAGTGACCCAAGAGCAGCGGGATCCGTATATGGATGAAATCTTCCACATCCCCCAAGCTCAGCAGTATTGTCAAGGACACTTTAatcag TGGGATCCAATGATTACGACTCTACCTGGTCTGTATCTGACATCTGTCGGCATAGTGAAGCCTGCTGCCTGGCTCTTTGGATGGAGTGACAATGTGGTTTGCTCATCTGGAATGCTGAGATTTATTAACCTCCTCTTTAGTCTTGGCAACTTGTATATGTTCTATTTAATTCTATGCAGGATCCACACTAAG GTTTCAGCAGTAAGAAGAATCTTGTGCAGCCTCACTTTATACTTGTTCCCCACTCtatatttttttaccttcttGTACTACACTGACCCTGGTTCAACATTTTTTGTCCTTTTTACGTATTTAATGTGCTTGTATGGAAATCACAAAAGTGCGGCCCTTCTTGGGTTTTGTGCCTTGTTGTTTCGGCAAACAAACATTATATGGATAGTCTTTTGTGCTGGAAACCTTATTGCAGAAAAGGTGATGGAAACATGGAGGACGCAGTTGAAAAAGAATGACGAGAAGCCTTCCTCTAAGAAAACCTCTTTAGAGACTGTCGACGCTTTAAAATTTCTCATGCTCTATTTGCGGAGCCCCTTGAACATACTGACCTTAGCCCTGTTAACATGGCCTTACGTCATCTTAGTGTTGTGTTTTCTTGCATTTATGGTAGGTAATGGTGGGATTGTAGTAGGAGACAAAAGTAACCATGAAGCCTGTCTTCATTTTCCccagttattttacttttttgccTTCACTTTGGTCTTTTCATTTCCAGTTTTTAACCCAATACAGAAAATAACAGACTTTATCAGATCAGTATGGCGACGTCCACTCCTGTATGCAGGCTTAGTTTGCGGATCTCTCTTTCTTATTTGGAAGTTCACATATGTTCACCAGTATCTGCTCGCTGATAACCGTCACTACCCTTTCTATGTATGGAAGAAAATATTCCAGAGACATGAGTTGGTAAAATTTGCACTTGTCCCTGGATACCTCTTTGCAGCTTGGAGTTTTTTTGATGCTCTAAAGACCAAATCTGTATTGTGGCTCCTGATGTTTTTTGTTTGCATATTGTTTGCCACAGTTCCTCAGAAATTAATGGAATTTCGATACTTCATCCTGCCGTTCCTCATCTTCAGACTAAATATATCAGTTCCATCTACAAGTAAACTTCTGCTAGAGTTGGCACTGCATGTCACTGTCAACTTaataatgttttatatgtttttgtaTAAGACTTTTCACTGGCCCAATAGTGAAGAAATACAGAGGTTTATGTGGTGA
- the ALG10 gene encoding dol-P-Glc:Glc(2)Man(9)GlcNAc(2)-PP-Dol alpha-1,2-glucosyltransferase isoform X1: protein MTGVCHRYSVGVYGTEGNMDKMEGYYVSAMFSGCFLLSSLLFSKVTQEQRDPYMDEIFHIPQAQQYCQGHFNQWDPMITTLPGLYLTSVGIVKPAAWLFGWSDNVVCSSGMLRFINLLFSLGNLYMFYLILCRIHTKVSAVRRILCSLTLYLFPTLYFFTFLYYTDPGSTFFVLFTYLMCLYGNHKSAALLGFCALLFRQTNIIWIVFCAGNLIAEKVMETWRTQLKKNDEKPSSKKTSLETVDALKFLMLYLRSPLNILTLALLTWPYVILVLCFLAFMVGNGGIVVGDKSNHEACLHFPQLFYFFAFTLVFSFPVFNPIQKITDFIRSVWRRPLLYAGLVCGSLFLIWKFTYVHQYLLADNRHYPFYVWKKIFQRHELVKFALVPGYLFAAWSFFDALKTKSVLWLLMFFVCILFATVPQKLMEFRYFILPFLIFRLNISVPSTSKLLLELALHVTVNLIMFYMFLYKTFHWPNSEEIQRFMW from the exons AGTTTATGGTACCGAGGGAAACATGGACAAGATGGAAGGTTACTATGTCTCTGCTATGTTCAGTGGATGTTTTTTGCTGTCCAGTTTGCTGTTTTCTAAAGTGACCCAAGAGCAGCGGGATCCGTATATGGATGAAATCTTCCACATCCCCCAAGCTCAGCAGTATTGTCAAGGACACTTTAatcag TGGGATCCAATGATTACGACTCTACCTGGTCTGTATCTGACATCTGTCGGCATAGTGAAGCCTGCTGCCTGGCTCTTTGGATGGAGTGACAATGTGGTTTGCTCATCTGGAATGCTGAGATTTATTAACCTCCTCTTTAGTCTTGGCAACTTGTATATGTTCTATTTAATTCTATGCAGGATCCACACTAAG GTTTCAGCAGTAAGAAGAATCTTGTGCAGCCTCACTTTATACTTGTTCCCCACTCtatatttttttaccttcttGTACTACACTGACCCTGGTTCAACATTTTTTGTCCTTTTTACGTATTTAATGTGCTTGTATGGAAATCACAAAAGTGCGGCCCTTCTTGGGTTTTGTGCCTTGTTGTTTCGGCAAACAAACATTATATGGATAGTCTTTTGTGCTGGAAACCTTATTGCAGAAAAGGTGATGGAAACATGGAGGACGCAGTTGAAAAAGAATGACGAGAAGCCTTCCTCTAAGAAAACCTCTTTAGAGACTGTCGACGCTTTAAAATTTCTCATGCTCTATTTGCGGAGCCCCTTGAACATACTGACCTTAGCCCTGTTAACATGGCCTTACGTCATCTTAGTGTTGTGTTTTCTTGCATTTATGGTAGGTAATGGTGGGATTGTAGTAGGAGACAAAAGTAACCATGAAGCCTGTCTTCATTTTCCccagttattttacttttttgccTTCACTTTGGTCTTTTCATTTCCAGTTTTTAACCCAATACAGAAAATAACAGACTTTATCAGATCAGTATGGCGACGTCCACTCCTGTATGCAGGCTTAGTTTGCGGATCTCTCTTTCTTATTTGGAAGTTCACATATGTTCACCAGTATCTGCTCGCTGATAACCGTCACTACCCTTTCTATGTATGGAAGAAAATATTCCAGAGACATGAGTTGGTAAAATTTGCACTTGTCCCTGGATACCTCTTTGCAGCTTGGAGTTTTTTTGATGCTCTAAAGACCAAATCTGTATTGTGGCTCCTGATGTTTTTTGTTTGCATATTGTTTGCCACAGTTCCTCAGAAATTAATGGAATTTCGATACTTCATCCTGCCGTTCCTCATCTTCAGACTAAATATATCAGTTCCATCTACAAGTAAACTTCTGCTAGAGTTGGCACTGCATGTCACTGTCAACTTaataatgttttatatgtttttgtaTAAGACTTTTCACTGGCCCAATAGTGAAGAAATACAGAGGTTTATGTGGTGA